A genomic region of Leptospira mtsangambouensis contains the following coding sequences:
- a CDS encoding LIC11625 family surface-exposed protein — protein MNRFWTLSIIVLFPLTLVNAQQNSGLAEEFTKLEDYLRNPKLTEEQKKKNFESNMVSSVRSTLSKRLANPKKDLKDLKFQDLQTERPEGTNTFFVKYKNYYFQYQFPVDPETYVTSPSEEIVLEKPEGLDLGSNAHKEEKKN, from the coding sequence ATGAATCGATTTTGGACTTTAAGTATAATTGTATTGTTTCCTTTGACATTAGTAAATGCACAGCAGAACTCTGGTTTGGCGGAAGAATTTACTAAGTTAGAAGATTACCTTCGGAATCCAAAACTAACAGAAGAACAGAAAAAAAAGAATTTCGAATCCAATATGGTAAGTTCAGTTCGAAGTACTCTTTCTAAACGTCTAGCAAATCCCAAAAAAGATTTAAAGGATCTAAAATTTCAGGATTTACAAACGGAACGACCAGAAGGAACAAATACTTTTTTTGTTAAGTATAAAAACTATTATTTTCAATACCAATTTCCAGTAGATCCAGAGACATATGTTACTTCTCCATCGGAAGAGATCGTATTGGAAAAACCGGAAGGTTTGGATTTAGGTTCAAACGCCCATAAAGAAGAAAAAAAGAATTAG
- a CDS encoding 3'(2'),5'-bisphosphate nucleotidase CysQ, which yields MEEKDFQEVWRWVLSVGDSILSIYKSDFQIRDKGGNDPVTEADLFASEFLFERISSRFPNHGFLSEEKTDTNRRLDKEWVWILDPIDGTREFVKKNDQFALSLGLVRNGEAVWGVVFNPATGEFFSKIRNTFFAKLQPPFSTEENFRTLVVESGSVLHQLEESKPVPNKPVLLVSLSEMKEGLFSDSFWQEDFEIRSMGSIAYKLGLLSAGFIDLIVSLKPKNEWDICGGIALLDEENFTSFPLKDKGYLFNQSNTLSYGLVAGKKTAVQYLESKIDIHQLSLKVKERW from the coding sequence ATGGAAGAAAAAGATTTTCAGGAAGTTTGGCGGTGGGTATTATCAGTTGGAGATTCTATTCTTTCCATTTATAAATCAGACTTCCAAATTCGCGACAAAGGTGGCAATGACCCAGTCACCGAGGCTGATTTGTTTGCAAGTGAGTTTCTTTTTGAAAGAATCTCTTCACGTTTTCCGAACCATGGTTTTTTATCAGAAGAAAAAACAGATACAAATAGACGTTTGGACAAGGAATGGGTTTGGATTTTAGATCCTATTGATGGGACTCGTGAATTTGTAAAAAAAAATGACCAGTTTGCTTTGAGTTTGGGTCTTGTTCGTAATGGTGAAGCAGTTTGGGGAGTGGTTTTTAATCCGGCTACTGGAGAATTTTTTTCCAAAATCAGAAATACTTTTTTTGCGAAATTACAACCTCCATTTTCTACAGAAGAAAATTTCAGAACCCTTGTGGTGGAAAGTGGTTCCGTATTGCACCAGTTAGAGGAATCAAAACCTGTTCCCAATAAACCCGTTTTACTAGTGTCTTTATCGGAAATGAAAGAAGGACTGTTCTCCGATTCTTTTTGGCAGGAAGATTTTGAGATTCGATCCATGGGAAGCATCGCTTATAAATTGGGACTTTTGTCTGCAGGATTTATTGACCTAATTGTTTCCTTAAAACCCAAAAACGAATGGGACATTTGTGGGGGCATTGCTCTTTTGGATGAAGAGAATTTCACTTCTTTTCCTTTGAAGGACAAAGGATATCTTTTTAACCAGTCCAATACCTTATCTTATGGTTTGGTTGCTGGTAAAAAAACTGCTGTCCAATATTTAGAATCCAAAATAGATATCCACCAATTATCCCTCAAGGTAAAGGAACGATGGTAA
- a CDS encoding TlpA family protein disulfide reductase yields MNSNKMTQTLRYVKSSFYLMILLSLLFCKPEGQADDFYPEPLQMIQGDPERMEDWKGKVVVLDFWATWCEPCAKAVPTINKWKSSVSEKDFVFRGINTDTTEPLEKIKKDMERLKMSYPTLLDKDWKMTDFYHVEGIPCLLVFDRSGKIVYRQYGLIGSDLSGLVIRSHVWANSDLP; encoded by the coding sequence ATGAATTCAAATAAAATGACCCAAACTTTGCGATACGTTAAATCCAGTTTTTATCTAATGATTCTCCTTTCTCTCCTTTTTTGTAAGCCAGAGGGACAAGCTGACGATTTTTATCCTGAACCACTCCAAATGATCCAAGGTGATCCAGAACGAATGGAGGATTGGAAAGGCAAGGTTGTTGTATTAGATTTTTGGGCAACTTGGTGTGAACCTTGTGCAAAGGCAGTGCCGACGATCAACAAGTGGAAATCCTCTGTTTCCGAAAAGGACTTTGTCTTTCGTGGAATCAACACTGACACAACAGAACCCTTAGAAAAAATTAAAAAAGATATGGAACGATTGAAAATGAGTTACCCCACCTTACTGGATAAAGACTGGAAAATGACAGATTTTTATCATGTAGAAGGGATTCCATGCCTTCTTGTCTTTGATCGGTCAGGAAAAATCGTGTATCGGCAGTATGGTCTGATTGGGTCTGACCTTTCAGGACTTGTGATTCGTTCACATGTTTGGGCAAACTCTGATCTGCCATAA
- a CDS encoding BamA/OMP85 family outer membrane protein, giving the protein MNIRKKIKYFSLFVLSLLLLVSAEWVSLWSNRSVFIDKVITKIEFKGNINTSSDDILDLMDMRPGMQLSQGILNADMRALFVSGFFYHIDIQGEADGEGVKILVVVKERPRVKDIDFIGADEVFPSDLRDKIPLKENEVITPKKVTLSKEVILKKYRDEGFFLAYVRFETEPVNPETNTVKVKFIIDEGEEIPVSKINIFGNSEIDTYDIQGIMDLKESGIIESGVFKESAFESDKQKISAYLKSKGYVDAELSNEGTNWEIRWENPQKKDKRVVIVNFKIIEGEQYFYNGYSTSHDMTIAPNGMPQFLNKENNPIGTPKEEWAPVYPVKFLEDQFEFAPADVGEVFDETKFQKDRASINEAYSAKGYLFAQVIPRRKVIELSDGSLSRYENCDKRGSSDASSDCTEEYNRLNVAKLRKIYENEPKLRGKKFIHVDFTIRENNLAFIENIIIKGNKKTQDRVIRRELLFKPGDLFNSTLVNRSRERIFNLGYFKEVNFNMRPGSDETKMNLIIELVEQPTGTVSMGGGYGTITGFSIFTQLGENNLNGSGQQITGRVEFGPIRRYLQISWTEPWFMDKPWSLTLSAFYSSRTLYVGATSITENNNQGIKEVASYERSGVGVSAGLGHRFLINWTHFHRYSPSFFASTRPTSLVSDQVLAEVDRGWQFRSQLTNGIAYDSRDNVFNSTQGFNLIFSVDNVGQFLGGESHFDQFSPILEYYHTWFDYTFFGLIRKNALRRWRVVQQFRTSSVFTFERTPKYKNQDKERIPYIQVQDRLFLGGYESLRGWFFDDKYYPDEWKDGASSRVLFTSEMRFPIEPSLLWFVVFFDAGAMYEQINRAVGERKEFFKNYDSLVQAQRSKEPVETYLYEHYNSYGQKLPDSPLVVNDPGNLVLSSKNLSMSNFRFSWGFGLRIQIPVLPLRLYFAQRIRYTGVEDRPFGLYPDNNSFQFVFGIGDMRF; this is encoded by the coding sequence TTGAATATTCGAAAGAAAATAAAGTATTTTAGTCTTTTTGTTTTATCTCTCCTTTTATTAGTTTCGGCAGAGTGGGTTTCCCTTTGGTCAAACCGCTCTGTCTTTATCGATAAAGTCATCACCAAGATTGAGTTTAAGGGAAATATCAATACTTCTTCTGATGATATTTTGGATTTAATGGACATGCGCCCTGGGATGCAATTGTCTCAAGGTATTTTGAACGCAGATATGCGTGCTCTTTTTGTTTCCGGGTTCTTTTATCATATTGATATCCAAGGTGAAGCTGACGGAGAGGGAGTTAAAATCCTTGTGGTTGTAAAAGAACGACCTCGGGTGAAAGACATTGACTTTATTGGGGCCGATGAGGTTTTCCCTTCCGATTTACGTGATAAAATCCCGTTGAAAGAAAACGAAGTGATCACTCCGAAAAAAGTGACTCTTTCCAAAGAAGTAATTTTAAAAAAGTACCGAGATGAAGGTTTCTTTTTAGCATATGTACGTTTTGAAACAGAACCGGTAAATCCAGAAACTAACACTGTAAAAGTGAAATTCATTATTGATGAAGGTGAAGAAATCCCCGTCAGTAAAATTAATATTTTTGGGAATAGCGAAATCGATACCTACGATATCCAAGGCATCATGGATTTGAAAGAAAGTGGGATTATTGAATCGGGTGTATTTAAAGAATCCGCTTTTGAATCTGATAAACAGAAAATTTCTGCTTATTTAAAATCAAAAGGTTATGTTGATGCAGAACTTAGTAACGAAGGAACCAACTGGGAAATTCGTTGGGAAAATCCACAGAAAAAAGACAAACGTGTGGTAATTGTTAATTTTAAGATTATAGAAGGAGAACAATACTTCTATAATGGGTATTCCACTAGTCATGATATGACCATTGCTCCCAATGGAATGCCACAATTTTTAAACAAAGAAAATAACCCGATCGGAACACCAAAAGAAGAGTGGGCTCCCGTATACCCTGTTAAGTTCTTAGAGGACCAATTTGAATTTGCCCCAGCTGATGTGGGCGAAGTTTTTGATGAAACAAAGTTCCAAAAAGATAGAGCTTCCATTAACGAAGCTTATTCGGCAAAAGGATATTTGTTTGCGCAGGTAATTCCGCGTAGAAAGGTCATTGAGTTGAGTGATGGATCTTTATCCCGATACGAAAACTGTGATAAACGTGGGAGCTCAGATGCGAGTTCTGATTGTACAGAAGAATACAACCGACTGAATGTTGCGAAATTAAGAAAGATTTATGAAAATGAGCCAAAGTTACGCGGTAAAAAATTCATCCATGTCGATTTTACAATTCGTGAGAACAATTTAGCTTTTATTGAAAACATCATTATCAAAGGAAATAAAAAAACACAGGATCGAGTGATTCGTAGAGAACTTCTTTTTAAACCTGGTGACCTTTTTAATTCCACACTTGTAAATCGTTCCAGAGAACGTATTTTTAACTTAGGTTATTTTAAAGAAGTAAACTTTAACATGAGACCTGGTTCAGATGAAACCAAAATGAACCTCATCATTGAACTTGTGGAACAGCCCACAGGAACAGTATCAATGGGGGGTGGTTACGGAACCATTACAGGATTTTCCATCTTTACTCAGTTAGGTGAAAATAACTTAAATGGTTCTGGGCAACAGATCACTGGTCGGGTTGAGTTTGGTCCAATTCGTCGTTATTTACAAATTTCCTGGACTGAACCTTGGTTTATGGACAAACCTTGGTCACTTACTCTTTCTGCTTTTTATTCTTCCCGAACTTTGTATGTGGGAGCGACTTCCATTACAGAAAACAACAACCAAGGGATTAAGGAAGTTGCATCTTATGAACGTTCTGGTGTGGGAGTTAGTGCGGGACTTGGTCACAGGTTTCTAATTAACTGGACTCACTTCCATCGTTATTCGCCTTCCTTTTTTGCATCCACTAGACCAACCTCACTTGTATCTGATCAAGTTTTAGCGGAAGTGGATCGTGGTTGGCAATTTCGATCTCAGTTAACAAACGGTATTGCTTACGATAGTCGTGATAACGTTTTTAACTCCACACAAGGTTTTAACTTAATTTTTTCAGTTGATAATGTTGGTCAATTCCTCGGGGGAGAAAGCCATTTCGATCAGTTCAGTCCAATTTTGGAATACTACCATACTTGGTTCGATTATACATTTTTTGGACTCATTCGCAAAAACGCCCTTAGGCGCTGGCGGGTGGTCCAACAATTTAGAACATCATCTGTATTTACATTTGAACGAACTCCGAAGTATAAAAATCAAGATAAGGAACGAATCCCTTATATACAGGTCCAAGACAGGTTGTTCCTTGGTGGGTATGAATCACTTCGTGGTTGGTTTTTTGATGATAAATACTATCCTGATGAATGGAAGGATGGTGCTTCCAGCAGGGTATTGTTTACTTCTGAAATGCGATTCCCTATCGAACCTTCGTTATTATGGTTTGTTGTTTTCTTCGATGCTGGTGCGATGTATGAACAAATTAACCGTGCAGTTGGAGAAAGAAAAGAGTTCTTCAAAAATTATGATTCATTAGTGCAAGCACAACGTTCGAAAGAACCTGTTGAAACTTACTTGTATGAACATTATAATTCATATGGACAAAAACTGCCGGATTCACCGCTAGTAGTGAATGATCCTGGTAATTTGGTTCTTTCTAGTAAAAACCTTTCCATGTCAAACTTCCGTTTTTCATGGGGATTTGGACTAAGGATTCAAATTCCCGTATTGCCACTTCGTTTGTATTTTGCGCAGAGGATTCGTTATACTGGTGTAGAAGACCGTCCTTTTGGTCTTTATCCGGACAATAATAGTTTTCAATTCGTTTTTGGTATTGGAGATATGCGATTCTAA
- a CDS encoding ExbD/TolR family protein, whose protein sequence is MKFRKTQKSFNNIELAPLIDVISFIVIYFLMNATLEKNTALKVELPRSSSVAKEKQKDELVITVDKQGKIYLDQSSEPVPLEGLTEKINGFLGPEKERDPKKNKVIIRGDGGASYQVVVKVIDAVNAAGVSRFNLAMVKGTSK, encoded by the coding sequence ATGAAATTTCGCAAAACGCAAAAATCATTTAATAACATTGAACTTGCACCGCTAATCGATGTTATTTCCTTTATAGTGATTTACTTTTTGATGAATGCAACTTTAGAAAAAAACACTGCATTGAAGGTGGAATTACCTCGTTCATCCAGTGTCGCTAAAGAAAAACAAAAAGATGAACTTGTCATCACTGTAGACAAACAAGGGAAAATTTATTTGGACCAAAGTTCAGAACCAGTTCCGCTTGAGGGACTGACTGAAAAAATTAATGGATTTCTTGGTCCTGAAAAAGAAAGAGACCCTAAAAAAAATAAAGTCATTATTCGTGGAGATGGTGGTGCATCATATCAGGTTGTGGTTAAGGTAATCGATGCAGTGAATGCTGCGGGTGTTAGTCGCTTTAACCTTGCTATGGTAAAAGGCACATCTAAGTGA
- a CDS encoding AMP-dependent synthetase/ligase, whose translation MPANLPELFQQSAEKFGNRPAFVSKDESKSYQPVTFKEVYDLGINLAEALIDLGVAAKENVALLADNRLEWIVSDYGILMAGAADVPRGTDITDSEIAYILNHCEAKVIFLENDKMLEKFQKNRSQLEFAKTLIVMDKKSTATGVLKLYDLIEKGKELRAKGSKKAEERMKAIAPDDLFTIIYTSGTTGMPKGVMLKHSNMIHQTSVILGSMIEIKQDERMLSILPVWHVFERVFEYLAIAAGCATYYTNVRDLRDDMKKAKPTFMASAPRLWESIYNGIYTRINDPKQTPALRRGLFNLAYFFSKHFNAATRFLKGNQVDYVGRNPIVSLFKGFYYLALAIILAIPYFLLDLVVLSKIREATGGELKASVSGGGALQRHVDAFFNDIGINVLEGYGMTETSPVISVRTFKKLVQGSVGVITPETSVQIRDELGKVLTHVDANQKLISGKYGARGVIHIRGPQVMKGYYKNPETTAKVLKDGWMDTGDIGMFNFKKTLTITGRAKDTVVLLGGENVEPVPIEDKLTESPYIAQVMVIGQDQKNLGALVVPDFDKLTEWAKENGISETDKQKLIENPKVLDFYKKEIKALNNTKTGFKSFEQVTPFILITKTFEVGDELTNLFKMKRHLITEKYKDKIAALYAGD comes from the coding sequence ATGCCAGCCAATTTGCCCGAACTCTTCCAGCAGAGTGCTGAAAAATTTGGGAACCGCCCCGCGTTCGTTAGTAAGGATGAATCTAAGTCCTATCAACCCGTCACTTTTAAAGAAGTATATGATCTTGGTATCAACTTAGCAGAAGCTCTCATTGATTTGGGTGTAGCTGCTAAGGAAAATGTTGCCTTGCTTGCTGATAACCGATTGGAATGGATTGTTTCCGATTATGGAATCCTCATGGCCGGTGCAGCAGATGTTCCTCGTGGAACCGACATTACCGATTCAGAAATTGCTTATATTCTAAACCATTGTGAAGCAAAGGTAATTTTTCTTGAGAATGATAAAATGCTCGAGAAATTCCAAAAGAACCGCTCTCAATTAGAATTTGCAAAAACACTCATTGTTATGGATAAAAAATCCACTGCCACTGGTGTTTTAAAACTTTATGATCTAATTGAAAAGGGAAAAGAACTCCGCGCAAAAGGTTCTAAAAAAGCAGAAGAGCGTATGAAAGCAATCGCTCCTGATGATCTCTTTACAATCATTTACACTTCTGGAACGACAGGGATGCCAAAAGGTGTTATGTTGAAACATAGCAACATGATCCACCAAACATCAGTCATTCTAGGCAGTATGATCGAAATCAAACAAGATGAAAGAATGTTGTCTATCCTTCCTGTTTGGCACGTATTCGAAAGAGTTTTTGAATATCTAGCCATTGCAGCTGGTTGTGCGACATACTACACCAACGTTCGTGATTTGCGAGATGACATGAAAAAGGCTAAACCTACTTTTATGGCTTCTGCTCCAAGACTTTGGGAAAGTATCTACAACGGAATTTATACAAGAATCAACGATCCAAAACAAACTCCAGCTCTGCGCCGTGGTTTGTTCAACTTGGCTTATTTTTTCTCAAAACATTTCAATGCCGCTACAAGGTTTTTAAAAGGAAACCAAGTGGATTACGTGGGACGAAATCCCATTGTTTCCCTTTTCAAAGGTTTTTATTATTTAGCTTTGGCGATCATTTTGGCCATTCCATATTTCCTATTGGATTTAGTGGTTCTTTCCAAAATTCGAGAGGCAACTGGTGGGGAACTGAAAGCTTCTGTTTCCGGTGGTGGTGCCCTCCAAAGACATGTGGATGCTTTCTTCAATGATATTGGAATCAATGTTTTGGAAGGGTATGGAATGACGGAAACTTCTCCGGTCATCTCGGTTCGTACTTTTAAAAAACTAGTCCAAGGTTCTGTTGGGGTCATCACTCCAGAAACTTCCGTTCAAATCCGTGATGAATTGGGAAAGGTTCTCACTCATGTGGACGCCAACCAAAAACTCATTTCTGGAAAATACGGGGCTCGTGGGGTCATCCACATCCGTGGACCACAAGTGATGAAAGGGTATTATAAAAATCCGGAAACCACTGCTAAGGTTCTAAAGGATGGTTGGATGGATACGGGAGATATTGGAATGTTCAATTTCAAAAAGACCCTGACCATCACTGGCCGTGCAAAAGATACGGTAGTACTCCTTGGTGGGGAAAACGTAGAGCCAGTTCCAATTGAGGACAAACTGACAGAGTCTCCTTATATTGCACAAGTAATGGTGATAGGACAAGACCAAAAGAACTTGGGAGCTCTTGTGGTTCCTGATTTTGATAAGTTGACTGAGTGGGCAAAGGAAAACGGAATTTCTGAGACTGACAAACAGAAACTCATTGAAAATCCGAAGGTTCTCGATTTCTACAAAAAGGAAATCAAAGCCCTAAACAATACAAAAACTGGATTTAAGTCTTTTGAACAGGTAACTCCTTTTATCCTCATTACCAAAACCTTTGAAGTGGGTGATGAATTGACAAACCTATTCAAAATGAAACGCCACCTGATCACAGAAAAATACAAAGATAAAATTGCTGCTTTGTATGCTGGTGATTAA
- a CDS encoding ATP-dependent helicase: MELVGLNSEQKIAVETVDGPLLILAGAGSGKTRVITYRIANLILNHKVYPNQILAVTFTNKAAEEMRSRCRSLLPEGNAEPLVRTFHSLCLYLLRREGKALGLGNNFTVYDSDMQESLIKEILKSKDMDTKEFRPSSLANAFSSAKDSFMTAEEYAKKKADDSYTKTIASVFLEYEKRKDLRNALDFGDLILKTVILFRDFPVILEKYQRLWKYIMVDEYQDTNKIQYHLVQSLSSFHKNLCVVGDDDQSIYSWRGADISNILNFKKDYPEAVVVKLEENYRSTKTIIETAAALIANNKQRTNKTLRTENPTGDKIKLTSYQNEIEEAEGIVQKIQANARRGQKYSNFAVFYRTNSQSRYFEEALRKKAIPYKIFGGFRFFDRKEVKDLIAYLSVVVNPVDSTSLLRIINSPPRGIGDTTVNRLLSYSVNEGLSLFECLGKTVPDIKKGTLQKLSSLYRMFDSSMEDLGKKTPSEIAYDVLEHSGYREFLENEGTEDSFSRLSNLNEFVNALKEFEENNPEATLEEYLGNISLITSEDNTKELPDYVILMTVHNAKGLEFQHVFMAGMEAGTFPHFLSIDSADGLEEERRLAYVAITRARKNLEISFSRFTRKFGEIEARLPSQFLEELPSQFIEGEFTENRFGVRRPEFSPRAERFQKSEEKFETVLAKSGDGDFQVGTKVRHKVYGDGRILTISGSGDNRKVEVRFGSHLDKKFLLAYTPLEIIS; this comes from the coding sequence GTGGAGTTAGTTGGGCTTAATTCCGAACAGAAAATAGCTGTTGAAACAGTTGATGGACCACTCCTGATTCTCGCGGGAGCAGGTTCAGGTAAAACTCGAGTCATTACCTATCGAATCGCTAACCTCATTCTCAATCATAAGGTTTATCCGAATCAAATCCTTGCCGTAACTTTTACGAACAAAGCTGCTGAGGAAATGCGCAGTCGTTGCCGGAGTCTACTACCGGAGGGGAATGCTGAACCTTTGGTTCGTACTTTTCATTCCCTTTGTTTGTATTTGTTACGTAGGGAAGGAAAAGCTTTGGGGCTTGGAAATAATTTTACTGTTTACGACAGTGATATGCAAGAGTCTCTCATTAAAGAAATTTTAAAATCCAAAGATATGGACACAAAGGAGTTTCGCCCTTCTAGTCTTGCGAATGCCTTTTCCTCGGCAAAAGATTCTTTTATGACAGCAGAAGAATATGCCAAAAAAAAGGCGGATGATTCTTATACAAAAACAATTGCTTCGGTCTTTTTAGAATATGAAAAACGAAAAGATTTGCGGAATGCTTTGGATTTTGGTGATTTGATTTTAAAAACAGTTATTTTGTTTCGTGATTTCCCTGTCATTTTGGAAAAATACCAAAGGTTATGGAAATACATTATGGTGGATGAATACCAAGATACAAATAAAATTCAGTATCATTTGGTGCAGTCCCTTTCCTCTTTTCACAAAAACCTTTGTGTGGTAGGAGATGATGACCAATCCATTTATTCTTGGCGTGGTGCAGATATTTCTAATATTCTTAATTTTAAAAAAGATTATCCAGAAGCTGTTGTTGTTAAGTTAGAAGAAAACTACCGTTCTACAAAAACTATTATTGAAACGGCTGCAGCTTTAATTGCAAATAATAAACAACGAACAAATAAAACTTTAAGAACAGAGAATCCTACGGGAGATAAAATCAAACTCACTTCTTATCAGAATGAGATTGAAGAAGCAGAAGGAATTGTTCAAAAAATCCAGGCAAATGCGAGGCGGGGACAAAAGTATTCGAACTTTGCCGTGTTCTACCGAACCAATTCGCAATCTCGTTATTTTGAAGAAGCATTGAGAAAAAAAGCTATTCCCTATAAAATTTTTGGTGGGTTTCGTTTTTTTGACAGAAAAGAAGTAAAGGATTTGATTGCTTATCTTTCCGTGGTAGTCAATCCAGTCGATTCCACTTCTCTTCTTCGTATCATTAACTCGCCACCGCGAGGGATTGGTGATACAACTGTGAATCGTTTGTTATCCTATTCTGTGAATGAAGGTCTGTCTTTATTTGAATGTTTGGGAAAAACTGTGCCTGATATCAAAAAAGGAACTTTGCAGAAATTGTCTTCCTTATATAGGATGTTTGATTCTTCGATGGAAGATCTTGGAAAAAAAACTCCTTCTGAAATTGCTTATGATGTTTTGGAACATTCTGGGTATCGCGAATTTTTAGAGAATGAAGGTACGGAAGATTCTTTTTCCAGGTTGTCAAACTTAAATGAGTTTGTGAATGCATTAAAGGAATTTGAAGAAAATAATCCAGAAGCAACACTTGAAGAATATCTTGGGAATATATCTTTGATTACCAGTGAAGATAACACTAAAGAATTACCTGACTATGTCATTCTAATGACTGTCCATAATGCAAAAGGTCTAGAATTTCAACATGTATTTATGGCAGGAATGGAAGCGGGAACTTTTCCGCATTTTTTATCCATTGACTCTGCAGATGGTTTGGAAGAAGAGAGAAGGCTTGCTTATGTGGCGATCACTCGCGCACGTAAAAATTTAGAAATTAGTTTTTCGCGGTTCACTCGAAAGTTCGGTGAAATAGAAGCAAGGTTGCCTTCCCAATTTTTAGAAGAACTTCCGAGCCAATTCATTGAGGGAGAATTCACTGAAAATCGTTTTGGTGTCAGGAGACCCGAGTTTTCACCGAGGGCAGAAAGGTTTCAGAAATCAGAAGAAAAATTTGAAACAGTACTAGCAAAGTCTGGCGATGGGGATTTCCAGGTTGGAACCAAAGTGCGGCATAAAGTATACGGAGATGGTCGTATTTTAACCATCTCGGGATCGGGGGACAATCGAAAGGTGGAAGTTCGATTTGGATCTCATTTGGATAAAAAATTCTTATTGGCATACACACCATTAGAGATAATTTCATGA
- a CDS encoding glycosyltransferase family 4 protein, with translation MVKTKRIGLDARPLSTRVSGVGRLIAETLKAFPHKEEYDFFLFSHLPIHEDHKAVLSLPNITWVNGGGFLKWKGGLYYNLYIPFYLLKHRLDLFWGSQQVLPPFLPSSLKAVLTYCDLVLYLYPETMRWIAKVQQRLFQRYSVRRSSFILSISKQTSTDMCRKFGYPVDQTGVSYPGVNPIEMTKHLETKISNRVKDLGTDFLLSVSTIEPRKNYPFLLEVFREYRKTEPHHYRPWVIVGKIGWESPEFIEELLQERSLYKDIHILDSVSDSELQHLYKRAGLFAFASKYEGFGIPMAEAIFHGLNCVVSDIPTFHEIGKDGVTYLPYKTKEDAKLWAETIKKYFENPKPLTVSVSEFTWENAAKITEEVFRKVLEE, from the coding sequence ATGGTAAAAACCAAACGAATTGGCCTTGATGCGAGGCCTCTTTCCACTCGAGTTTCTGGAGTGGGAAGATTGATTGCGGAAACACTAAAAGCTTTTCCACACAAAGAAGAATACGACTTCTTTTTGTTTTCGCATTTACCCATTCACGAAGACCACAAAGCTGTGTTGTCATTGCCTAATATCACTTGGGTGAATGGTGGTGGCTTTTTAAAATGGAAAGGTGGTTTGTATTACAATCTATACATTCCGTTTTATTTATTGAAACATCGTTTGGATCTTTTTTGGGGATCACAACAAGTTTTACCACCTTTTTTACCAAGTTCATTGAAAGCAGTTCTTACATATTGTGATTTGGTTTTGTATTTGTATCCAGAAACTATGCGTTGGATCGCAAAAGTCCAACAAAGATTGTTTCAGAGATACTCTGTTAGGCGATCAAGTTTTATTCTCTCGATTTCGAAACAAACAAGCACTGATATGTGTCGCAAATTTGGTTATCCTGTTGATCAAACCGGTGTTTCCTATCCAGGTGTGAATCCGATCGAGATGACAAAACATTTGGAAACAAAAATTTCCAATCGAGTAAAAGATTTGGGAACAGATTTTCTATTATCGGTTTCCACAATCGAACCAAGAAAAAACTATCCATTTTTACTTGAGGTCTTTCGGGAATACCGTAAGACTGAACCACACCATTACAGACCTTGGGTGATTGTCGGAAAAATTGGATGGGAATCACCTGAGTTTATCGAAGAGTTATTGCAGGAACGAAGTTTGTACAAAGACATCCATATTTTGGATTCTGTTTCTGATTCTGAATTACAACATCTCTACAAAAGAGCAGGTTTATTTGCTTTTGCCAGTAAGTATGAAGGGTTTGGGATTCCTATGGCAGAAGCTATCTTTCATGGGTTGAATTGTGTTGTTTCTGACATTCCCACATTTCATGAAATTGGAAAAGATGGGGTTACTTATCTTCCATACAAAACGAAAGAAGATGCAAAACTTTGGGCCGAGACAATTAAAAAGTATTTTGAAAATCCGAAACCATTAACAGTATCTGTTTCTGAATTTACTTGGGAAAACGCAGCCAAAATCACAGAAGAAGTTTTTAGAAAGGTTTTAGAGGAATGA